One window of the Lathamus discolor isolate bLatDis1 chromosome W, bLatDis1.hap1, whole genome shotgun sequence genome contains the following:
- the LOC136004451 gene encoding LOW QUALITY PROTEIN: RNA-binding protein NOB1-like (The sequence of the model RefSeq protein was modified relative to this genomic sequence to represent the inferred CDS: inserted 2 bases in 1 codon; deleted 2 bases in 1 codon; substituted 1 base at 1 genomic stop codon): MGSAQPSGHLILVAAAHPDPKVAADYSQHEEQAVSKDTLSHTLLYAAEQQHTPAVYPSSPAAAPPPAHHQQHNHQLTSSLHGFSPSKDKAASPQLSLPEIPTTDGPPLSTRAGGSPAASLVHIVADTSMFLSTTPLQDIAQNLYIVTEVLAEIRDRPVCHCLAALHYELHLRRLGPDLLLLVTDFSNKTRDQPGLSAIDLQVLALTCQLRAETNGPGCLCWDPQEKLGLYIFPRDGAPSSESSSILVPPQKAQATSVSPETPEEHQSSEHESSGDEEDKEEXDDEGWITLSNLKQVHQDTRHCDTAPDIIQVSCITMDFAMQNMLLQLGLHVLAVNGMLIRQARSYIMCCHSCFRTTSDMTKVFCPHCGNKTLKKVAVSISDDGSLHMHFCGPKVLNPXWLRYLLPAPRGRKHANNPHLVEDQPFPQQCLSCKARQKINVFDPNYIARVSPFVENDIYSCTGNLQMQDVALGTDRRCLNPNAVTKKFVKKR; this comes from the exons ATGGGCAGTGCTCAGCCCTCTGGACACCTCATTTTGGTGGCTGCAGCTCACCCTGACCCAAAGGTGGCTGCTGATTACAGCCAGCATGAGGAGCAAGCAGTCTCCAAAGATACACTGTCTCACACCCTGCTCTacgctgcagagcagcagcacacaccagcagtCTACCCCagctcaccagcagcagcaccaccaccagctcaccaccagcagcacaacCACCAGCTCACCAGCAGCCTGCATG GTTTCTCTCCTTCGAAGGACAAGGCCGCCTCTCCCCAGCTTTCCCTGCCTGAGATTCCTACTACCGACGGCCCACCCTTGTCCaccagagcaggaggcagccctGCCGCCTCCCT GGTGCACATTGTGGCTGACACCAGCATGTTCCTGAGCACTACCCCACTGCAG GACATCGCCCAGAACTTGTACATTGTGACTGAGGTGCTGGCCGAGATCCGGGACCGGCCGGTGTGTCATTGCCTGGCCGCACTGCACTACGAGCTGCACCTCCGACGCCTGGGGCCCGATCTCTTACTCCTCG tGACTGACTTTTCCAATAAGACTAGGGACCAGCCCGGCCTCTCAGCCATCGACCTGCAGGTTCTTGCCCTCACCTGCCAGCTGCGGGCTGAGACCAATGGCCCCGGCTGCCTCTGCTGGGACCCCCAAGAGAAGTTGGGTCTGTATATcttccccagggatggggcccCATCCTCAGAGTCCTCCAGCATCCTGGTCCCTCCCCAG AAAGCTCAAGCCACCTCTGTTAGCCCAGAGACCCCTGAGGAGCACCAGAGCTCAGAGCATGAGTCCAGTGGTGATGAGGAGGACAAGGAGGA TGATGATGAGGGTTGGATAACACTCAGCAACCTCAAGCAGGTCCATCAGGACACAAGGCACTGTGATACTGCTCCTGACATCATCCAGGTCAGCTGCATCACCATGGACTTCGCCATGCAG AACATGCTGCTGCAACTGGGCCTCCATGTGCTGGCGGTCAATGGCATGCTGATCCGCCAGGCCAGGAGCTACATCATGTGCTGCCACAGCTGCTTCAG GACCACTTCAGATATGACAAAGGTTTTCTGTCCCCAC TGTGGTAACAAGACCCTGAAGAAGGTTGCAGTGAGCATCAGTGATGATGGGAGCCTCCACATGCACTTCTGCGGTCCCAAGGTGCTGAACCCCTGATGGCTCAGG TACCTGCTGCCAGCCCCCAGAGGAAGGAAGCACGCCAACAACCCTCACCTGGTGGAAGACCAGCCCTTCCCACAGCAGTGCCTGTCCTGCAAGGCCAGGCAGAAGATCAATGTCTTTGACCCCAATTACATTGCCAGGGTCTCACCCTTTGTGGAGAATGACATCTATAGCTGCACAGGCAACCTCCAGATGCAGGATGTGGCTCTGGGCACAGACAGGAGGTGCCTGAACCCCAATGCTGTGACAAAGAAGTTTGTGAAGAAGAGGTAA